The segment tccgttcaaattgcgcgggatgctaatgtaaacaacgacatgtctcatgtagatgtataaaaagcatggaggtccaattatgtcgaaagtttcttttacattagtaatggcgaattaggggctgcacccccgccgcgcagtggcggagcgtccatacgatCAGGGGGGGCGAATGcaccccctgacggactcaaatggactgctggcgcctttttcagctctttaccactttttacttattctagattattgacttttttattgcgctctcatctacttattgacatttgtcacattttgttggtgtaatttggcgatgacaccctattcttcgtttatctgcaaattagccaggccctgaaagggtcatttccggcgatctagggagtatctttactaaaaaattgtctgtgcgctacgcgccaaccagtggtggcgctccgcttagatagtgtcgaaagcgcccctacagaccattctcgcccctcctgaccaatacccctagctccgccactgccgccgcgcctactacgcctatgtgtgtagtgttcggtttcggaaatatctgctattttttcatttccttcaaccaagttttataatagccgttataagagttttaatatttctacaccaataaattaactgtgtctgaattttcgaaaatttctgaccaacattctgcatcacacttccctctactcgtgcaattttgaccggtctgttaggggttgaaggaagtttttctatattggttgtccatagatgaaattttgtacaacattatgggtatgttttcaagtgagtttattcacgagaaatgtgaattttcaaattctgaacaaatttggggcttaaaaccttgaaaattgGGCCTGACGGGttttgtgggccgcgacgtagaatcacctacaaaagcaaagacccacacataggcgtacgggaccatttcagtttggggggcagaactttttgtgcccgaaagttcccgtgacactatctaagcggagcgccaccatcggttggcgcgtagcgtacaagaaaatttttggcacacaatgcctctcagattgccggaaacggcacttctgaggccttgcaagttgcatctaaacattctttattttataatctcacggcttagaaatttacacttccccaaaaatttggtaaattagaagaagaaaaaatggtaacatcactttgaaggggaaaaaaatgggacagtatattttttaagctcctatttagttacattatttatttttttaacacagtactcagctacctccagaaaaacatacattgttcaacgacacgtaggcgggataatgtcgctgtgtcgggtgagactgcaatttgtctcacaaaaagtataaaatataacaaagaatatgataaacctgtatttctaggcttgtagacaccccccccccccaccatccatgaaaaagaaaatgtttcttacatacactcatgtcggggatgtccaggtcaagggcggcggaagcacttttaatctgggggggggggcaccgacatcaaagggcactttgcagaaattcgattggactgatgcagccttacatttagtaccctttataactcttattgtattatcttctttgtgtatacacatcactccatcaacgcccccccccccccctaaaggaaaatgtgcatactagcactgtaatatccaatgcgcaaattgggaaacaaggaacaagttttctattgagacaaaatgaggtgaaatcatgctagttgctaatgtaggaatcttccgaattagattttttttcttgttaatatcttcacaaattttttccattcgaaatagctttgagtttgacccacagaaattcattaaaagtcaggggcttagccaggatttgcaaagttgtatgcacgactatctgagcggagcgccaccatcggttggcgcggagcgtactataaaAAATTTGGTTTCACAaaccctcagatggccggaaacagcccttcccgagtgttcattctggttccctggcctcttgcttacttgaggcacctcaatttttatgtagaaaaaaggcacatttttaacctgaggaaaagcgCCCCCTGTaccccccggttccgccacccttggtccaggtatacagtcgacaagttagaaaaaaaaaattgatcgtgcaaaaagcgtagTAGTCCAGATGAACTACGCTTACAGTGGTGGTACACgaaaatattcgggcatcatgatgctaaataaaaaaaaatcatggaattgtcgggcaaaaatttgaaaaagattcgggcaagctactgcatatttatatatatatatgtatttccagaggaaatataaatatatatatatatatatatatttttttttctcctctaagGCTGCCCGAacttttcaggacttttgcccgaatttcttgtcctctgtaAATTTGGGGgccagtctgcccccctgccccccccccgcctcctacgcctatggacccacaggagatgcgatcaggtcgaacatgacgtgtgccgggttgacaatcttcaaaaaggttatggatggaaaaaaactattaggaaatacttggctctcaggccaaaagtgtacatctggttggtcatttcaagcccgagaagtgccgtttccggtgatctggggggtatcaaaaccagaaattttcttgtacgctgcgcgccaaccgatggtggcgctccgcttagatagtaattcgcgccccccgggttagaaaatcctggatacgcgcctgttataTGAAATAGATCAATATATTTCAGAAACTTGACTTTGTTTTCTCAAAGTTATTTTTCCAGTACagtttaaacaacaacaaaatatacaaatattttctaaataTGGGAAAAAGAAGTAAGTCGATGAATTCTATCAATGAACGTATATCGATATTTGTACACTGCAGAATGAAATTTTGGATTAGGATAAGTTGATCGCTTTTATCGTGATTTTTTTCAGTTCATCCCATAACAAACCTTCCCAGGACCACATCTAATTTGTGAAGGTGAACTCACAATGGAAGAATtaaatctttccttattttctaTGTCTAATTGTAAATCGCCGGGTTCCGATGGTCTCCCCTCTGAATTTTATAAGACTTTTTTTGGGGTTGTTAGTGCTTAAAAGTAGTCAAAATAGGCCCCAAAtgttagcatgctataattgctataagttttcaaaaagtactttcctggaggtatatactctccaaattgttctcagacaggatgactgaatgtcccagtaagGAAATTTTTCTCGAAGATTGTAATAAATACAGTTTAAGAAGTTTCACCAAAAGGTGACCATaattgaatatctagcatatttgggaccaatacagcatacctttaaggtgCCTGACAGACAGTTCGGATATCAAATCACGTGGAATAATACCTGTATCAAAGTAAACAACGATATTATTTTCTACCGTTTTATGTTTGAGAAGTGTGTTCTCTATTAACACGATATAAAGTTGAACCATAAAGACCTCAAGGCAAGTACTTTTGAATACTTCTATcaaattatagcgtgctataatttgggtcCTATAAAGGCTACCTTTAAAGGAAGCATTTTGCCAAGAGCGAACAACGTAAGTGTTCAAGAAATTACTtatattatgaatatctgtataTTTGCAATTGCAGCTAAACAGGAAACATTTACCAAAACCAGCCAgggaacaggcgcgtagccaaggggggggggcgaagggggcagccgcccggccccccccccttgagcttattttttacaaaattttttaaggcttttatgatatcgctagaattttcaaaagagaaaatgcttagatgcaactaacaaggcatgggaagtgccatttccggcgatctgggaggcatttacagccaaaattttcttgtacgcttcgcgccaatcatggtggcgctacgcttagatagtttgcaatgcagaatctacagtttcgcccctcccttggcaaattcctggctacgcgcctgccagGGAAGAATCAGGGAACAATTTCCAGTAGCCAGACCTTTCATTGATAAAGCGGTGGGCCCAAGTACATTTTAAACCTGCAATGAAGGAATCCATGTGAATAACATTTAGTCGTCCTCTGCTAATAGGTTAATCATGGTATATCACAATTAATAATATCCTGATTATTTCCACAAATTTAGTATCTGCTTCAGGGGAGAAAGCTTGGGCGGGTAACTAATGGCGAAAAGGTCCTCGCGATTAGTAGTTAATACTCCTAGCATGGTGACATTGCCTTGTGACCATGTAACAGCAAAGTCATCGATAAAAACGGGCTATGATTTAACATAGGCCTATGGAAAAGGTTAGGTCTGTCATACATAACAACAATTTACCTCTCCATTCATTCCGACAATAGTTTTCTTCGTCATGGTAGCTGTGGGTCTCTTGAAGGAAAGTAATGTCGAGTTTTTGGGCATGAATAAAAGcaatcaatatatcaatatatttcagaaaactatatattttttcagAGTTATTTTACTAGCCCGTGTTCGAATTCCGGTGGAGgatggaagttttttcactgttctgaattttccaactcactacgattttaattatatatatattcctttgcCTTtttcgtttacctccatttcattaacaaagtctgttcaaagtatatttttcgagatccggctttaggaatcacaaatgatgatTTCGAGTCGCTTAGCACCATGTTtaatctctagagtaaggcaaatatgtctgTGCTGCCCTCACTCGCGTTGAATATGCTTGCTAGACAACCAGCTAACCAAAAATGAGGCAAAGACAGGTGTAGAGTTCTGTATTTCCCCACTTGTATTTATGTGGTAAAAGGACTATTACTTTGCCAGGACAAAAACTGTTAATCCAAAAGAGAGGCTTGTAGGCGAATAAAACAGTGTTGCCACTAATACACAAAAACTGGATACTGTTGCGTACAACCTGCTAAATCAAACTGTCTCAAACAACTGAACTAAtgtgaaaattgcaggaatagCTGAGGGAGAAAATCTCAAATCTGACCTTAGACAGCCTTTTACGATCACAGACTGAAAGGTATGTCGCACAGTGGCCGGACTAATGTGACCCCTGAGACCTTATATCAAGACCAGCTTTCCATCTAAGGATGACGGACACTTAATTACTTACAGGTGCAATAACTGTAAATATTAAAGGGCATGACACTCCCCTCTTGGCGTAGGAAAAGTACGCCACTAATCTAACTAACTAATAATAGCAACATTATAAGGTACAAAAAGTAAACATACTACTCTTTGTCAACTCCCTcggacaaaaggaaaacaacttGCGTCACTGGTCTAAGGAAAGTGTTTACGTTCCCTTGCTTCGATTTCCTCAACTCTACCTTCCTGACATGTCCATCTCTGCTGTGTAAAGTGTAGGTTACCATCCCGACATGCCACTCGTTCCTCGTAGCTTGGTCGTCTTTCAGAAGGACGATGTCTCCCTTCTTGAGGTTGTGTTTTTCCTCCGTCCATTTTCTGCGGCTCTGCAAGGTGCTCAGGTAATCTCTCTTCCATCTCTTCAAGAAGGCATCAGCGAAGCACTGAACTTGCTTCCACTGTTTTGTATAAATGTGGGTGGTGTCCATGTTTCCCGAAGGAGCGGACAATGGGTCTGCCTTTTTCGTTAGTAACATAAATGGTATCAGCACTGCTGGCATGTCTGGATCAGTAGATACTGGAACCAGGGGTCTCGCGTTGGTTACAGCCATGACTTCGGCCATAAGGGTGCAGAGGACTTCATTGGTGAGACGAGTTGTTTCCTTCTGAAGGAGCATTGCGTTAAGAATTTTACGAGCAATATCGATCATCCTCTCCCAGGCGCCGCCCATGTGTGATGAGTGTGGAGGATTGAATATCCATGTGCAGCCTTTACCTCGGAGATAGTTGAGTACGTCTGGTTTATCAACATTGAGGTTCAGATCCTTGCACGCACCTACAAAGTTAGTTCCTCTGTCTGACCGTAGGATTTTTGCAGGTCCACAAATTGAGAATAACCTGCGGAGTGCGTTGATCAGACTAGAGGCGGACAATGATTCCAAGACCTCAATGTGTACGGCTCTGGTGGGCATGCATGTAACCAGAACAAACCACCGCTTGCTGTCAGCGCTGCCACCTCTGGTGCGTCCAGTCACGAAGTTCCATGGCCCGAAGACATCGAGGCCAACACTGGTGAAGGGTAGACCAGGGTTGGCTCGATCTGCTGGCAAGTCCGCCATCTTCTGGGTTTGAAGTGTACCCCTTAACCTGCGGCATATGACACACTTATGTATGATGGCTGATACTAGGCCATTGCTTCCCACAATCCAATAGCCTGCTGTTCGAATGGCCCCTTCTGTTATATATCGCCCTCGGTGCGCTACCTGTTGGTGGTAGTGCCAGACGATTAGAACGGCGATATGGTTCGAACGTGGAATGACTACTGGGTGCTTCCCTGGTTGAGTCAAGTATTCTAATGGTAAACACCCACCTACACTTAGGACACCATCTTTGTCCAAGACAGGGTTTAATTTTATGATTGGGCTATCGTTCGATATCGGTCGGCCTTTTATGATACAAGTCACCTCTTCGAGGTATATTTCTTGTTCTACACAACGAATGATGGTAGATCTTGCTCGAGACATTTCAACAGGTGTGCAAAACATCTGGAGGTTCTTTCCAATCTCCTTGACCTTGTTTCTTGAACGATAATACGACACGGATGAGGCCGGCGATGGTTCAGCAGAGTACTTGGCAACTAGAAAACGTTGAAGTGTTGTGACCCTAGCTGTAGGTTGTCGACCTTAGTGAGCAGAATTTTCACCTCTGGTCGGATTTCTGCGTCTCTTTCGGGCTCTACGAGGTCGAAGTCATTCGTTTCGAACAGTTCTAACTCTTTCATATGGTTCAGGATCTTTGGACCTGAAAACCAAGCACTATAGAGAGTTAATCAGGTACCAATGTTTGCCTTGAAGCTAGATCTGCTGGATTATGTTTTGCGGGTACATAATGCCACTGGTTGGACTGAGTCGATTGCCTGATGCTTTTCACACGGTTGGTGACGTACACATAGAATCGTTTACTAGTATTGTTGATGTAACCAAGTGCAACCCTACTGTCGGTGAAGAATTTCACAGCATCAAACTTCACCTCAATCTCTTTGTTGATCAGCTCAAACATCTCTTTAGCCAACACCGCTGCATAAAGTTCTAGACGGGGAAAAGTGTGGGCAGGTCGTGGTGCTAACTTGGACTTTTCCATCACAAAACCAACATGGGGGTTTCCTTCATTGTCAGTGGCTCTCAAGTAAGCCACAGCCCAAATAGCTTTCTCTGAAGCATCTGCGAAGATACACAGCTCCTTTCGTCGAGTCGATAAGAGTGAATTTTTGGCGTAGCACCATGGTACACTCAGCTGTTGTAGGGCTTGTAATGAGTCTCTCCACTGATTGCACTCTTCCTCTTTGTCATGACTTAGAGGTGCGTCCCAGTCGACGCGTCTCGACGTCAGTTCCTTAACAAGAACTTTGCCATACAGGGTAACTGGTGCCACCAAGCCTAGCGGGTCATACAGGCTATTGACTGTAGATAGGATACCTCTGTCTGTGAAAGATTTATCCTTACATGAACTTTGAAGGCAAAGGCATCGGTCTCCAAGTTCCATAAGATTCCTAGGCTGCGTTGAGTAGGAAAGGGATCGTTTGTAAGGTCAATGTTCTGTAGATCTCTGGCTCGGTCACCTGGCTCAAAGGCTTCAATTACATCACGGTTATTGGACGCTATTTTGTGTAGGTTGATGTAGGATTCGGCTAGCATCTTCCTTGTATTAGCAAGTAGGTCGATGGCTTCTTTTGCCGTTGCGACTGAAGTCAAACCATCGTCGACGTAGAAGTTTCTTTTTACGAATAGATTCACATCTTCGACATAAGAGGCCTCACCTCGTCAGCTGCTTTGCGCATGCTATAGATGGCGACTGTTGGGGAAGGGCTGTTACCAAACAAATGTACATTCATACGGTATTCTACGACATCTTACTCATGTCATTGTCCTTAAACCACATAAAACGAAGGAAGTCCCGATGTTCTGTTCGACAAAGAAACAGTAGAACAACTGTTGAATATCGGCCATAAACGCTGTCGGTTCTTTTCGAAACCTCATGAGCACCCCCACTAGTGAGTAATTGAGGTCTGGACCACTGAGAAGGACTTTGTTCAATGATGTGCCTTTAAACTCTGCGCTAGAGTCGAATACCACACGAATTTGATCCGGTTTCTGTGGATTATGCACTCCAAACATGGGCAGGTACCAATGCTCCCTGTTGGTGTCTAAGAAAGGTGCAGGTTCTGCGTGTCCGTTATCAATCATCTTCTGCACAAACTCCAAGAATTGTTGTCTTTTCTTTGGGTTCTTCTCCAATGAATTTCGCAAGGATGCCAGGCGTTGTCGGGCTTGATCTTTGTTGCAAGGGAGGCGCTGTCTCAATGGTTTGAATGGAAGAGGCGCCAACCAACTGTGGTCTTTGTCTTTATGCACTTCCTTATACATGAGGTTTAGGAATGCTAGGTCCTCAATGGAGGCAGCCAGCTTCTCGTCATCCTTGGTTTTTTGGAAGACTGATTGACCTAAGACTTCAACTTCAGGACCCCTTTTGTAACCTGTTGATACCGACATGGAGTTGGTGCAAGGTGTGTAGTACGAAGGTCGACCGTTGCGTAGCACGTTAGTTTTGTATATGCTGGTGTTTGATGGTCGATGTGCGGTTCCTAGGCACGTCTCTCCAACGATTACCCATCCTAGGTCTAAACACTATGCGTAAGGAGCTTCATGTGACCCGTTGATCTGGCCACGTACCTTGTATACGCGTAAAATGTCCCTACCTAGGAGTAGAAGGATCAGTACGTCTGGATCGACGGCTGGAATGTTATCAGCAATTTGTTTTAGGTGAGGGGGATGTCTGGCTCCTGCTGGGGAAGGAATTTCTTTCCTGTCGTCAGGTATTAATTCACACTCTTTCACAGTAGGTAGGCGAAGCTTCACCGAGCCATCCAGCGACACTATGAACAGATTGATGGCTGCTCTTCCTGTGGTTTCTGTGGTTTCGGACATGTCCTCAAAGTATAAGAAACTGTGTTACATCGAAGGTTAAATTGGTCAAAGAGCTGAGACTTGGCGAGGGTCCCATTACTTTGCTCGTCCATAACTGCATATACTTTCATTGCTTCGGCTTCTCTGTTTTCTGGGTACACCTTTACCATGCATATTTTTGCGCAGGAACGTCCTCCAAGGCGGCCATCACATACCTCAGTGCATGCCGAAGTGACAGATGCAGTGGTGTTTTCCAGCTGCTCCCCGCCGTCGTTTTGCAAAGATGACGTCCTTTGTTGATAAGGAGGAGAAGGTCCGGGATGTAGTGCTGTGACGTGTCTGTTACTACCACAATCAGAGCAATGGATGGTTTCCTCGCAGTTCCTGGCAATATGTAGAGATGAGGCACAACATTTGAAGCATATGCCGGCCTCCTTCAGAAATGCCCGTCGTTGGTCGATGTCTTTGTTCCTGAAGGTACAAAATTTCTTCAATAGATGAGGCCTGTTATGAATAGGGCATCGTTCATCTGGGTTGTCGGTCTTGTTGAACTTTGGAGAGGCCTGGTCAACATAAGGTGTATCAATGTCAACCCCGGTCTTCCTTACGTTGATGGTTTGTCGGAAGCCAGATTTCAAAGCATCCTTTCTTGAAGTACATTGAAGGACTGCTGgtcttcgtcttcgatacggtgacacatccgcaaaaagggacaatatctcaccacacacacgtcaagagaaTAACTAGTTAAATCTGACCCGagtactgatataagtgacaggattcacagaaccactggaactaccaatgaggtctgaaggcagactattccaatccctaattgtatttggaaaaaaactatacttatagcaattggtactggcatacagttggcagaaatgcatatcgtgcatgttccgactcctacgcagaggctttcttaggcagtcaatagggatctgagcctgaccatagatgcccttagcaaataagatgattctactttgtctgcgcctctctgccaagggcaccaggtttaggtcccgtaaaaga is part of the Apostichopus japonicus isolate 1M-3 chromosome 11, ASM3797524v1, whole genome shotgun sequence genome and harbors:
- the LOC139976363 gene encoding uncharacterized protein, with the translated sequence MSRARSTIIRCVEQEIYLEEVTCIIKGRPISNDSPIIKLNPVLDKDGVLSVGGCLPLEYLTQPGKHPVVIPRSNHIAVLIVWHYHQQVAHRGRYITEGAIRTAGYWIVGSNGLVSAIIHKCVICRRLRGTLQTQKMADLPADRANPGLPFTSVGLDVFGPWNFVTGRTRGGSADSKRWFVLVTCMPTRAVHIEVLESLSASSLINALRRLFSICGPAKILRSDRGTNFVGACKDLNLNVDKPDVLNYLRGKGCTWIFNPPHSSHMGGAWERMIDIARKILNAMLLQKETTRLTNEVLCTLMAEVMAVTNARPLVPVSTDPDMPAVLIPFMLLTKKADPLSAPSGNMDTTHIYTKQWKQVQCFADAFLKRWKRDYLSTLQSRRKWTEEKHNLKKGDIVLLKDDQATRNEWHVGMVTYTLHSRDGHVRKVELRKSKQGNVNTFLRPVTQVVFLLSEGVDKE
- the LOC139976364 gene encoding uncharacterized protein, which produces MELGDRCLCLQSSCKDKSFTDRGILSTVNSLYDPLGLVAPVTLYGKVLVKELTSRRVDWDAPLSHDKEEECNQWRDSLQALQQLSVPWCYAKNSLLSTRRKELCIFADASEKAIWAVAYLRATDNEGNPHVGFVMEKSKLAPRPAHTFPRLELYAAVLAKEMFELINKEIEVKFDAVKFFTDSPKILNHMKELELFETNDFDLVEPERDAEIRPEVKILLTKVDNLQLGSQHFNVF